From the genome of Elusimicrobiota bacterium:
CTTGCGGTTGCCGAGTGGCCGATGAAAGACCGATCACTTGTCCGGTTGGAAGTCCCGGTGGATGGCTATGACGCCGCGCCCTGGAATGGAGTGACGGACTATTGCCTCTATGATTCAAGCGGCGATATTTTGGCTGTTGTGGAGGCGAAGAAGACAAGCCGCAACGCGCGAGACGCCGATGCTCAACTACAGCACTACGTGACGGAAATCGCCAAAAAACAGTCCTTTGCCCCCTTCGGGTTCATGGCCAACGGTCGGGACATCTGGTTTTGGGAAGTGGGCCTCGCCAACCCCCGGTTGGTGGCCGGGTTCTTCACTCCCGAGGACTTGGCGCGGATCAAATCCCTTCGTCTGAACCGCACGCCATTGGAGAGCACCCCCATCAATGCATCCATCGTGGACCGGCCCTATCAGCATGAAGCCATTCGCCGCGTGGCGGAGGCCTTCGCCGCCAACAAGCGCCGGGCGCTCTTGGTGATGGCGACGGGGACGGGCAAGACCCGTACCACGATGGCTTTGATTGACGTCTTCATGCGGTCCCGGCAGGCGCAGAACATCCTTTTTTTGGCGGACCGCGACGCCCTGGTTCAGCAGGCGTTAACGGACGGCTTCAAAACCCACCTGCCACACGAGCCCCGCGACCGCATTTATACCCACCAAGTCGACAAGGGGAAGCGTCTCTTCGTGGCGACGGAACAGACCATGTCCCTGTGCTTCAAAAGTTCAGCCCCGGCTTCTTCGACTTGATCGTCTTCGACGAGCCCACCGCTCCATCTTCAAGCGGTTCACGGAGGTTATGGACTACTTCGACGCCCG
Proteins encoded in this window:
- a CDS encoding DEAD/DEAH box helicase family protein, translating into MKDRSLVRLEVPVDGYDAAPWNGVTDYCLYDSSGDILAVVEAKKTSRNARDADAQLQHYVTEIAKKQSFAPFGFMANGRDIWFWEVGLANPRLVAGFFTPEDLARIKSLRLNRTPLESTPINASIVDRPYQHEAIRRVAEAFAANKRRALLVMATGTGKTRTTMALIDVFMRSRQAQNILFLADRDALVQQALTDGFKTHLPHEPRDRIYTHQVDKGKRLFVATEQTMSLCFKSSAPASST